The Ancylobacter sp. SL191 nucleotide sequence CTACAAGGAATACCTCTTCTGATCGCCTAGACCGACCGGCCGGGGAGCGTGATCGCGCGCTCCCCGCGCCATCTCCCGTGCCCTCCGCCCGCGCCGCTGGCGCGCGCCGCACCCGGTGTCAGGGAAATCCCCGTGTCCCACGCTTCCACCGCCCCCGTCCGGTCTGCCGATCCCGCGCGACCCTTTCTGGAGCTGCGCGGCATCCACAAGCGTTTCGGCGGCGTCCACGCGCTGCGCGGCGTCGGCTTCACCATCCGTCCGGGCGAGGCCTATCACCTGCTCGGCGAGAATGGCTGCGGCAAGAGCACCGTCATCAAGATCATGTCCGGGGCGCACGCCCCCGATGAGGGCGAGATCATCCTCGACGGGCGCAGCTACCGCGCGCTGAACCCGATCCAGTCGCTCGCCGCCGGCATCGAGACCGTCTATCAAGACCTGTCGCTGCTGCCCAACCTCACCGTCGCCGAGAATGTCGCGCTGAACGAGCAGCTCGTGGCCAGCGGCGGGCGCCTCGCGCGGCTGTTCGACCGCACGCGCCTGCGCCAGACCGCCGAGGCGGCGCTGGCCCGCGTCGGCCTGCCGACCGCGCGGACCTATCTCTCCACCATCGTCTCCGACCTGCCGCTTGCCCAGCGCCAGCTCGTCGCCATCGCCCGCGCCATCGCCACCCAGGCGAAGATGGTCATCATGGACGAGCCGACGACCTCGCTGACGCGCCGCGAGGTGGACAATCTCATCCTCGTGGTCGAGCGCCTGCGCGCGGAGGGCGTGGCGGTGCTGTTCGTCACCCACAAGCTCGACGAGTGCTACCGCATCGGCGGCCACGCCATCGTGTTCCGCGACGGGCAATGCGTCGCGCAGGGCCCGCTCGCCGATTACAGCAAGCACGACCTCGCCGAGCTGATGACCGGCCGGCAGATCGACGCCGCGCGCTACCGCACCGGTGCGCCCGGCACCGAGGAGCTCTTCGCCGCCGAGGGGCTGGCGCTGCCGCCCAATCTCGGCCGGGTGAGCTTCACCGTCCGCAAGGGCGAGATCCTCGGCATCACCGGCCTCGCCGATTCCGGCCGCAACGAGCTCGCCACCGCCATGGCCGGCGTCACCCCGGCGAGCGAGGGGCGCATCCGCATCGACGGCAGGGCCGAGACCATCGGCCACCCCGCCCACGCCATCCGCCTCGGCATCGGCTATGTGCCGGAGGACCGCCTCGCGGAAGGGCTGTTCCTCGACAAGTCGATCTTCGAGAACGAGATCGCCCTCGTCGTGCGCGACCTCGCCAACGGGCTCGGCATCGTCGATACGGCGAAGGGCCGGGCGCTGGCCGACCAGATCGCGCAGGACATGCGCCTCAACACCCGCAATATCGACCTGCCGGTCAGCTCCCTCTCGGGCGGCAACCAGCAGCGCGTGCTGATCGGCCGCTGGCTGTCGATCAAGCCGAAGCTGCTGGTGCTGCACGGGCCCACGGTGGGCGTCGATGTCGGCTCGAAGGACACGATCTACCGGGTGATCCAGCAGCTCGCGGAGGCCGGCATGGGCCTCGTAATCATCAGCGACGACCTGCCCGAGCTGCTGCAGAACTGCGACCGCATCCTCGTCATGAACGCCGGCAGCATCGTCGCCGATTTCGACGCGACCGCGACCGACGAGGACCAGATTTATCAGGCCATGCTGGCGTCGAAGCCCGGCCTTGCGACAGAGGCCGCCCGATGAGCGCGATCCACCTTCAAGAGGGCGGCGCCACGGCCCCGCGCATCAACCCGCTGATCGAGCTGGTGCGCCGCCGGCCGGAGATCATCACCTTCATTCTTCTGGTGGCGATCTGCGTCACCGTCTCCCTGCTCAATCCTGCCTTCCTCCAGCCCTCCTCGCTGGTCGACATCGGCCGCGCCAGCGTGGTGATGGGGCTGTTCGCGCTCGGCGTGTTCATCATCCTGGCGGCCGGAGGCATCGACGTGTCCTTCACCGCCATCGCCGCCTTCACCATGTATTCGATGACGCTCCTGGTGAAGAACCACCTGCCGGACCTGCCGATCGCGGTCATCCTGCCGCTCTCGGTACTCGGCGGGGCGCTGCTGGGCGTGGTGAACGGGCTGCTGGTGCATCACCTCAAAGTGCCCTCGCTGATCGTCACCATCGGCACGCAATATCTGTTTCGCGGCATCCTGCTCGCCTTCATCGGCACGGTCTGGATCATGTCGCTGCCGCCGCAGATGGGCGCCTTTGGCCGGATGCCGCTGTTCCAGTTCGAGTCGGGCGATGGGCGCACCATCACCATGCCGTTCTACTTCCTCGTCCTGCCGGCGGCGGCGCTGCTGACCTGGTGGATGCTGAACCGCACGCTGATGGGCCGCGCCATCTTCGCGCTGGGCGGCAATGCGAGCGTGGCCGAGCGGCTCGGCTACAGCCTGAAAACCATCCATATTTTCATGTTCGCCTATGCGGGCGGCCTCGCGGGGCTCGCCGGCATCATCCACACCTGCGCCAACCGGCAGTCCAACCCGTTCGACCTCGTCGGCAGCGAGATCAACGTGATCGCCGCCGTGGTGCTGGGCGGCGCCCGCATCACCGGCGGCACCGGCTCGGTGATCGGCACGCTGCTGGGCGTGCTGCTGGTGGTCGTCGTCAACAGCGTGCTGGTGATGGTGGGCATTCCCTCCACCTGGCAGCGCGTGGTGGTCGGCGCCTTCATCCTGCTCGCCGCCGCTTTCTTCATGTTCTGCCAGAAGAAATCCTGAACGTCCCCGCGCCCCCATTCGAGCTCTGAAGAGGATCCCATGAAGAAGTTTCTCAACGATCCGGCGCACTTCGTCGACGAGATGCTCGACGGCATCTACCGGGCTCACCCGCAGGTCACCTATGTGAACGACGACAGGCGCTGCCTCGTCGTCGCCACGCCCAAGGCCGGCAAGGTCGGCATCGCCACCGGCGGCGGCTCGGGCCATTTGCCGCTGTTCCTCGGCTATGTCGGCGAGAACATGCTGGATGGCTGCGCCGTCGGCGGCGTGTTCCAGTCCCCCAGCGCCGACCAGATGCACGAGGTCACCAAGTACATCGATCAGGGCGCCGGCGTTCTCTACATCTATGGCAACTACACCGGCGACATCATCAATTTCGACATGGCCGCCGAGCTGGCGGACCTCGACGGCATCCGCGTGATGCAGGTCGTCGGCAATGACGACATCGCCTCCTCCGTGGTGGGCGAGGAGCACAAGCGGCGCGGCGTCGCCGGCATTTTCTTTGTCTACAAGGCGGCGGGCGCGGCGGCGGCCAATGGCCTGTCGCTCGACGAGGTCCACCGCATCGCCGACAAGGCCCGCGCCAATGTGCGCACCATCGGCGTCGCGCTGTCGAGCTGCGTCGTGCCGGAAGTCGGCCACGCCACCTTCTCGGTCGGCGAGGACGAGATGGAAATCGGCATGGGCATCCATGGCGAACCGGGCATCAGCCGCTCCAAGCTCGCCGCCGCCGACGAGGTAGTCGACCAGATGATGGCCCGCGTCTTCGCGGAAGTGGAAGCCGGCGCGGGGGACGAGTTCGCCGTGCTGGTGAACGGCCTCGGCGGCACGCCCAAGGAAGAGCTCTACATCCTGTTCCGCCGCGTCGCGCAGCTCTTCGAGGAAAAGGGCTCCAAGGTGAAATATGTCTGGATCGGCGAGTTCGCCACGGCCATGGAAATGGCCGGCGCCTCGATCTCCGTGCTCAAGCTCGACGCCGAGCTCGACCCGCTGATCGCCGCCCCGGTGAACACCCCGTTCTTCGCGCATTACAAGGGCTGAGGCGATGGCTCACGAGACCCTGCGCGCCGAGGAACTGATCGGCCTGTTCCAGAGCTGGCGCGACCTGTTCGCGGCCGAGCGCGATTTCCTCATCGCGCTCGACGGCAAGGTGGGCGACAGCGATCTCGGTATCACCATGGCCAAGTCCTTCGCCGCCGCCGCCGAGACGGTGAGTGCGGAGGGCGCCGGCGCGGGACTTTCCAAGCTGCTGCGCGCGGCCGGGGCGATCATGGCGAAGACCGCGCCCTCCACCATGGGCACGCTCACCGCCACCGGCTTCCTGCGCGGCTCCAAGGTGCTGGAAGGCAAGGACGCTATCGGCACCGCCGAGGCCGCCGCCTTCTGGCGCGCCTATGCCACCGGCATCGCCGAACGCGGCAAGGCCAAGCTCGGCGACAAGACCATTCTCGACGTGCTCGATCCCGTGGCCGGGGTGCTGGAAGCACAGGCCGCGAGCGGCGCCGCGCTCGGCCCGGCGCTGAAGGCGGCGGCGGACGAGGCCGCGGCGGCACTGGAGCGCACCACGTCCATGGTCGCCCAGCACGGCAAGGCCGCCGCCTTCCAGCAGAAGACGGTAGGCCTGCAGGATGCCGGCGCGACCGTGGGCATGATGCTGGTCCGGCAGATGAGCTCCTTCGTCGGCACCTGACCGGTTCGCGGCGGCGGCGAGCGGGCTTGAGCTGAAGGGATTCGGTGTCGAAAAGCCGGAGGCGTCGCGCGAGACGCGGCGCGTCAGTCGCGGCGCCTCAGTCGAAGACGATGCCGCCATCGACATTGAGCGTCTGGCCGGTGACGAAGCCGGCATCGTCGGAGGCGAAGAAGGCGACCGGGCCGACCACATCCTCCGGCGCGCCGATGCGGCGCATGGCGGTGTTGGCGGTCCAGCGCGCCTTGATCGCCGGATCCTCCAGATTGGTGCGGCCCATATCGGTGAGGATGATGCCCGGACAGACGCAATTGGCGGTGATGCCCTCCGCGCCGACCTCCTGCGCCAGCACGCGGGTGAAGCCCATGATCGCGGCCTTGGAGGCGGAATAATGCGCCTGTTCCGGCGCGCCCTGCTTACCGCCGATCGAGGCGATATTGACGATGCGGCCATAACGGCGGGCGCGCATATGCGGCAGCAGCGCCTGGATGACGAGGAAGCTGCCCTTGGCGTTCACATCCATCACCGCGTCCCAGACGCCTTCGTCCAGCGTCTCGACCGGGCTGGTGATGAGGATGCCGGCATTGTTCACCACCGCCTCGACATGACCGGCCCAGGCGATGGCCGCGCCCACCATGGCCGTCACCTCGGCCTTGGAGCTGACATCGGCGTAGAGCGCGAGGGCGCGCCGCCCACCCGCCTCGATCTCGCGCACCAGTGACGCCAGCGCCTCGCTCTGGCGGGAAATGTCGTTCACCACGAGATCATAGCCGCGTTCGGCGAGGCCGAGCGCGATGGCCCGGCCAATGCCGCGGCTGGCGCCGGTGACGAGGGCGACGCGAGCGGTGTCGGTGGAAGCCATGGGAAGTCTCCTCAAAGGGCTGTGTAGCCGCCATCCACCGCGAGGACGGCGCCGGTGATGAAGCTTGCGGCGTCGCTCGCCAGGAACAGCACGGCATCGGCGATCTCGTGCGGTTCGCCGAGACGGCCCATCGGCGTGCGGTCGAGCCACACATGGAACCAGTCGGGATTGCTGCGGCCGGCGAGAGTGAGCTCGGTCGCGGTGTAGCCGGGCGCCACCGCATTGACCCGCACGCCCCGGCGCGCCCACTCCACGGCGAGCGACTTGGTGAGCATGTTCACGCCCGCCTTGGCGGCGTTGTAGGCGATTTGCGGCTGCGGATGGACGACGATCTCCCCGCACATGGAGGAGACATTGACGATGGCCCCGCGCCCCTCCGCCACCATCGCGCCACCGATGAGCTGGGCGCAGTTGAAGACGCCGTTGAGATCGACGTCGATCACCGCCGACCAGTCCTCCACGCTCATCTCCGCCGCCGGGGCGTTGCGGACGATGCCGGCATTGTTGACGAGGATATGCGGTACGCCATGGCTCGCGCGCAGAGCCGCCAGCGCGGCGGCAATACCGGGCCGATCCGTCACGTCGAGCGCGAGAGCGTCAGCCCGGCCGCCCTCGGCGCGCAACTGGGCGGCGAGCGCCTCGGCCGCCGCGACATCGCGGTCGGCGACGATGACATGAGCACCCGCGCTTGCGAAACGGGTGCAGATCGCCGCGCCGATCCCCCGCGCCCCGCCGGTGACCAGCGCCAGCCGGTCGTCCAGTCGGAACGCGTTCATCGGGCTGCCCCGGTCGACGTCGCGGGAAGGTTCTTCAGCGCCGGGTAGAGCGCCCGGTAGCGCTGATAGATCTCGTCATAGCGGGCGGCCTCGCGGGCGCGGGGCTCGATGCGCCGGCCCGGCCGCACCATGGCGGCGATGCCCTCGTCGATGGAGGCGAAGTGCCCGGCGCCATGGGCGGCGAGCACGGCAGCGCCAACCGAGGGCGCCGCGCTGGAGGCGGGCACGCAGACCGGCAGGCCCGACGTGTCGGCATGGATCTGCAACCACAGCTCGGAGGCCGTCGCCCCGCCGCCGACCGTCAGCTCGGTCGAGCGGAAGCCGGCCTCCGCCATCTGGTCGAGAATGGCGCGCGTGCCGAAGGAGATGCCCTCGATGATCGCGCGGAAGATGTGCTCCGGCCCATGCGCCAGCGTCAGCCCGATGACGGCGCCACGCGAGAGCGGGTCGACATAGGGCGTGCGGTTGCCCTGAAAGTGGTCCTGCACGATCAGCCCGTCGCAGCCCGGCTCCAGACGCGCGGCGGCGGTGTTGAGCGCGTCGAGGTCCATCGTCCCGCCCATCAGCCGCTTCATCCATTGCAGGATCGAGCCGGTCGAGGTCTGCCCGCCCTCGATGATGTGGCGGGCCGGATAGACCGCGTCGGGATAGGAACCCCATAGACCGGGGTGATGCACCTCGCGGTCCGACACGCCGAACTGCAGATGCGAGGAGCCGGTGATGAGGGCGAGCTGGCCGGGCTTGGCGACGCCGAGGCCGATCATGCCGATCAGCGCATCCGCTCCGCCCTGCACGAGCTTCACCCCGGTATGCAGGCCGATATGCTCGGCCGCGCGCGCGGTAAGCGTGCCGATCACGGTCCCCGGCGCGGCGACCTCGGGCGGCCATTTGTCGAGCAGCGCCTCCAGCCCCAGCGCCGTCACCAGCGAGGCCGCGAAGCCCCCGCGCGTCGTCGCGTAGTGCCAGCGGATCGAGGCGTTGTTGAGCGAGGCGACCCGCCGCCCAGTCAGGCGGATGGTCATGAAGTCCTGATACTCGCCAATGGTGACGGCACGCTCGAAGATGTGCGGCTCGTGGCGCTTCAGCCAGAGCGCCTTGGGGATCATCCACTCCGCCGAGACCGGCCCGCGCCCCGCCCCATTCGCCGCCAGCGCGGGATCACCGGTGGCGAGCACGGCCTGCGCCTCCTCGCCGGCGCGCACATCCATCCATAAGAGCGCCGGGCGCAGCGCGTTGCCCTCGGCATCGAGCGCGACCACGGTGCAGGAGGTGGTGGTGAGGCAGATCGCCTCCACCGCCTGCGGATCGACGCCGGCTTTCGCCAGCGCCGCCTTGGTGGCGATGCCGAGCGCGGTCCACCAGTCCTCCGGGTTCTGCTCGGCGCGGGCGCCGGGTGCGAACTCCGTGCCATAGGGATGGCTCGCCTGACCGAGACAGGCGCCGGACGGGTCATAGACGCCGGCGCGCAGGCTCTCGGTTCCGCCGTCGACGGCGACCACATAGGCCATGTCGTTTCCTCCAGAAGATCGCGGGAGTTGATCTCCCGTCGCAACCCGTTATCGCGAGCGGTCAGTTGGCCTCGTCGAAGGCCTTCAGCGCCTTGGCGCCGTAGACCATGGCCGGACCTCCGCCCATTTCCACGGCGACGGCCAGCAGTTCGAGCAGATCCTCGCGCGCGGCACCGAGCCGGCGGGCGGCATCGACGTGGTAGACGACGCAGTCCTCGCAGCCGCACACCACGCCGAAGGCGGCGGCGAACAGCTCCTTCTGCGCCGGAGTGAAGCGCCCCGCCGCGCCCGCCGCCTTGGAGAGCTGGCGAAAGCCGGCGGCGACCTCGGGCACCGCCTTGGCGAAATGGGCGAGGCGGGCGTGAACCTCCTTCAGCTCGCTGCTCATGCGGCGTCTCCTTCAAACAGCGCGAGAATTTCGCCCGGCTGGTCCCAATGCGGCATATGGCCGGCGCCGGCGACGAGATGGATCGCGACGCGCGAGGGCGCCACGGTGACCTGCGTCCATGGGATGATGCGGTCCTCCAGCCCAACCACGAGCCGCACGCTCATGCGCCGGGACAGGCGGGCGAGCGGCTCGACGATGTCGACCTTCTGGCCACCCGCGCCGAACGCGTCCTCGGCGAGCGCCGTGAGCCGGCCGGCACCCAGTGTCGCGGCAAGGCCGGCGACGGCGGCATCGGACAGCCCGGCCGGACGGGCGGTGAGGCGGCGCAGCAAATGACGCAGCGCGCCGGGCGAGGGGCGCGCGGCCATGCCGGCGATGAAGTCGCTGTCAATGGCGAGCCCGAGGCCAGCGGGGCAGAGCAGCGTGAGGCGCTGCAGCCCCGGCAGCGCTTCCGCCAGCGCCACCGCCGCGACGGCGCCCAGCGAATGGGCGACGATCTCGGTCGGGGCGAAGCGTTGCGCGGCGAGAAAACCAGGGAGCGGCGCGGAAAGATCGGCCGCGCCTGTCGCCTCGGCATCGGTCCCGCCATGGCCCGGCAGGTCCGGCACCAGCACGTCATAACCGGCGCGGCCGAGCTGGTTGCCGAAGGCGGCGAAGGTGGTGCGGTCGCCGGCGAAGCCGTGCAGCAGCAGCGCCCGCCGCGCCGCGCCGGGCGTCCCATGGCGATCAAAGGCGATGGCACCCGCAGCGGCGACCGCTCCGCCCGCCAGCGCCGCTTCGACATCGCGTGCCTCGATGCGCCCACGCCGGCCGCTGCCGCGCAGGCTGGCAAGGTCGATCCCCGCCCGCGCGGCGAGCCGCCGGGCGATGGGGGTAGCGCGCCGGGGGGCGGCGGGGTCGGCGGGAGCGTGGGTCACCGCCGCGACACACGCCGCCACGGGGGCGGTCGTCGCTGGGGCAGTCGTCCCTAGAGTCGCATCAGGCGCCGGGGCGGCCAGGCTCGTCTCCTCAGGGAGGAAGCCTTCCATAGCGGCATCCGCCACCGCGATCTCCACCCGTGCCAGCGGCGCGCCGACCGGCACCATGGAGCCCAACTCCACCAACGTTTCCACCAGCGTGCCGTCCATCAGCGCCGGGAACTCGGCGACCGTCTTGTCGGTCTCGATCTCGAACAACCCGTCGCCGCGCTTGAAGGCCGCGCCCGGCTGAACCATCCAGCCAACGATGCGCCCTTCATCCATGGTCTCGCCGAGGCGCGGCATGGCGAGGGTGCGCGTGACGCGCCCGCTGGCGGCCAGCGCCGGACTCGCGCCGTCCTCGCCCTTCAGCCGAGCGATGGGAGCGCCAACGACGATCATGTCGCCGGGCGCGACCAGCTTCTCGGCCAGCACGCCATCGGTGAGCGCGGGCAATTCGGCCACGGTCTTGTCGGTCTCGATTTCGAGGATCGGGTCGCCGCGCTTGAAGGCATCGCCCTCGGCGATCAGCCAGCCGACAATGCGCCCCTCCTCCATCGTCTCGCCGAGACGGGGCATGGTGAGAATGGCGGCGCTCATGACAGCAGCCGCCGCACGGCGTCCCCGATGAGCGCGGGAGACGGCACGCTGCCGGCTTCCAGCTCCTGCGACACGGAAATCGGAATGTCCTCGCCGGCGATGCGGATCACCGGCTCATGCAGGAAGTCGAAGCATTCCTCGGTGATGCGCGCCGACAGCTCGGCGGCGACGCCGGCGGTCAGCGGGCCTTCCGAGACCACGGCCACCCGGCCGATTTTTTCGACATGCTCAATCACCGTGTCCATGTCGAGCGGGTTGAGGGTGCGCAGGTCGATCACCGTCGCCTCGATGCCCTCCTTCGCCAGCGCCTCGGCGGCCTCAAGCGCGTAATGCACCTGCCGCGAATAGGTGACGATGACCACGTCCTTCCCTTCCCGCCGCACCGCAGCCTTGCCCCAGGGCAGCTTCGCCGTGGTGAGGTCAGCCTCTTCCTTGCGGGTGTAGAGCGCCTTGTGCTCGATGAAGACGACCGGGTCCGGCATGGTCAGCGCGTGGCGCAGCAGGTGGTAGGCGTCCTCGGCGGTGGCGGGCATGACGAGGCGCAGGCCGGGCATGTGCATCACCCAGGCTTCCAGGCTCTGCGAGTGCTGCGCGCCGGCGGAGCGGCCGGTGCCGCCCTGCGTGCGCAGCACCATCGGCACGCCGATCTGGCCGCCGAACATGTAGCGGATCTTGGCCGCTTGGTTGGTGAGCTGGTCCATGGTCATGCCGAGGAAGTCGACATACATCAGCTCGGCGACGGGCCGCAGGCCGGTCATCGCCGCGCCGACGGCGGCGCCGATGATGGCCGGCTCGGAGATCGGCGTGTCGATCAGCCGGTCGCCGCCGAACGTGTCGATCAGGCCCTTGGTCACGCCATAGGCGCCGCCATAGCGGCCGACTTCCTCGCCGATGACGATGACGCGCTCATCCGCTTCCATCGCGTCGATGAGCGCCTGACGCAGCGCGTCGCGGTAGGTGATCTGGACCATCAGCGGATTTCCTTGGACAGAACGCGGTCGAGCCGGGTGCGGACAGGCTCGGGCTCTGGCTCGCCGACGGCGAACACGTCGCGGAACATGGAGGCGAGCGGCGGCGCCGGGGAGGCCGCGGCGAAGTCGATCGTCGCGTCCATCTCGGCGGCGATCTCGGTGTCGAGCGCGTCGAGCGCGCTTTCCGGGGCGAGGCTCCGCTCCAGCAGAGCGGCGCGGGCGTGCTTGACCGGATCGCGCTGGCGGCCGGCGAGTTCCTCCTCCTCGGCGCGGTAGGGGCTCTTGTCCATGCGGGCATGGCCGAAGAAGCGGTAGCAGGAGACGGCGAGGAAGCCCGGCTTGCCGGCGCGGGCGGCGTCGACCAGATCCTTGGCGGTCGCGGCCACCGCCTCGACGTCATTGCCATCGACCATGGCGCCCTGCAGGCCGAAGGCGCGGGCGCGCTCGTCGAACGCCTCGTTGCGCGTCGCCTGATCGACGCGCGTGCCCATGCCGTACTGGTTGTTGATGCAGACGAACAGCACCGGCAGCTCCCAGAGCGCCGCCATGTTCATGCTCTCATAGAGAATGCCCTGCCCCATCGCCCCGTCGCCGAAGAAGGCGATGGAGACGCTGCCGGTCTTCAGCCGCTTGGCCGACAGGCCGGCCCCAACCACGGCGGGAATACCGCCGCCGACAATGGCGTTGGCGCCGAGATGGCCGAGCGCCATATCGGCAATGTGCATCGAGCCGCCCTTGCCGGCGCAGTAGCCGGTTTCCTTGCCGGCGATCTCCGCCATCATCCGCGACGGGTCGGCGCCGCGGGCGAGGAAGATGCCGTGGCCGCGGTGATGGGTGGTGAAGGTGTCCTCCGGCCGCATGGCGCTGGCCACGCCCGCCGCTGCCGATTCCTCGCCGATCGACAGATGCAGCATGGAGCCGGCGGAGAGGCCGCGCACGAAGAGTTCGCCCACGCGCTCCTCGAAGGTGCGGATGCGCCGCATGGTCCGGTACAGGCCGAGAAGATCGGTATTGGTCCCGGCGGGCGGGGAGGCAGATCGGGTGTCGGTCATGACGGGGACTGGTCCTTGATGACGCACGTTCGCTCAGAGGAGCTTCAGCTTTGTGGTGCGGGAGACGATCGCGACGGCGACGATGATGATGACGCCCTTCACGATGCTCTGGATGTAGGTATCGAGGCCGATGAGGTTCAGCCCATTATTGATGACGCCGATGAACAGCGCGCCGAAGAAGGTGCCGGCGATGGTCGCCGTCCCCGGCCGGAACATCGTCATGCCGATGAACACGGTGGCGAGGCCGTCGAGCAGATAATCCTGCCCGGCATTGGGCTGGCCGGAGCCGAGGCGGGCCGAGAGCAGGATGCCGGCGGTCGCGGCGAACAGGCTGCAGATCACCAGCGCGAGCTGGCAGTAGCGCCGCCCGCGAATGCCGGAGAGTTCCGCCGCCTTCAGGTTGCCGCCCACCGCGTAGATGTAACGCCCGACAATGGTGCGCTCCATGACGAACCAGGCGAGGATGACCGCGCCGAACATGATGAAGGCGAGCACCGGGATGCCGAAGATCCGCCCCTGCCCGAGCACCAGATAGCTGTCCGGCAGGCCGCCATAGATCGCCCGGCCGCCGGAGAGCAGGAAGTTCACGCCGAACAGGATCGAGCCCATGGCGAGGGTGGCGATGAGCGAGGGCACGCCAACGATCGTCACCAGCAGGGCGTTGACGAGACCCACGGCGAGACCCGCGCCCAGCCCGGCGGTGAGCGCCACCGGCAGCGGCCAGCCGGCCACCAGCAGGGTCGGCGCGATGAGGCCGGCAAGGCCCGCCATGAAGCCGACCGAAAGGTCCATCTCCCGCGCGGCGAAGCCGAAGGTGAGGCC carries:
- a CDS encoding alpha-ketoacid dehydrogenase subunit beta is translated as MVQITYRDALRQALIDAMEADERVIVIGEEVGRYGGAYGVTKGLIDTFGGDRLIDTPISEPAIIGAAVGAAMTGLRPVAELMYVDFLGMTMDQLTNQAAKIRYMFGGQIGVPMVLRTQGGTGRSAGAQHSQSLEAWVMHMPGLRLVMPATAEDAYHLLRHALTMPDPVVFIEHKALYTRKEEADLTTAKLPWGKAAVRREGKDVVIVTYSRQVHYALEAAEALAKEGIEATVIDLRTLNPLDMDTVIEHVEKIGRVAVVSEGPLTAGVAAELSARITEECFDFLHEPVIRIAGEDIPISVSQELEAGSVPSPALIGDAVRRLLS
- a CDS encoding thiamine pyrophosphate-dependent dehydrogenase E1 component subunit alpha — protein: MTDTRSASPPAGTNTDLLGLYRTMRRIRTFEERVGELFVRGLSAGSMLHLSIGEESAAAGVASAMRPEDTFTTHHRGHGIFLARGADPSRMMAEIAGKETGYCAGKGGSMHIADMALGHLGANAIVGGGIPAVVGAGLSAKRLKTGSVSIAFFGDGAMGQGILYESMNMAALWELPVLFVCINNQYGMGTRVDQATRNEAFDERARAFGLQGAMVDGNDVEAVAATAKDLVDAARAGKPGFLAVSCYRFFGHARMDKSPYRAEEEELAGRQRDPVKHARAALLERSLAPESALDALDTEIAAEMDATIDFAAASPAPPLASMFRDVFAVGEPEPEPVRTRLDRVLSKEIR
- a CDS encoding ABC transporter permease, which translates into the protein MNTDARATAATPRTGETARQRKQLFLRYSTLVVLALLFIGFSLGVDRFLTTSNLLNILQQISMLTIVAIGLTFGFAAREMDLSVGFMAGLAGLIAPTLLVAGWPLPVALTAGLGAGLAVGLVNALLVTIVGVPSLIATLAMGSILFGVNFLLSGGRAIYGGLPDSYLVLGQGRIFGIPVLAFIMFGAVILAWFVMERTIVGRYIYAVGGNLKAAELSGIRGRRYCQLALVICSLFAATAGILLSARLGSGQPNAGQDYLLDGLATVFIGMTMFRPGTATIAGTFFGALFIGVINNGLNLIGLDTYIQSIVKGVIIIVAVAIVSRTTKLKLL